CACGAATACGTTTTCATTGTGATGACTGGACTGCGAGTACTTGCTGGTAAATGTTGAATGTCACGCTTTGAAAGATCATTCCAGGACTTTATTTCAGGAGTCCTTACTATCATAAACAGATGGCGGCAACGCCGGCAAATGATGCATCTTGTCAGGTGCGTGATCCGGGTATATCGAGCCAAGCCGCAAGTGAAGAGAATGGTGCGATGGTCTATTCTTCTGAAGATATTTATAGGCGTTTCCACCAATTCCTTGCAATTCGCACTTGCGGCACATTCCTCCCTTTATGTCGGTCCTGTCCAGCTTATGGGAATGGTCCTGCAGTTCATGACTACTGCACTTATGAACTTGGCTGTATCCCAATACTACCTGATTATGTTGGTGGTTCGAGCCAACTATCTCCTTCTGAACAAGGAACTCCGGGCAATTATCGACGAGTGCAAGCATCTGAGTTATCACTCCCGTCGCAACGGAGTCTTTATGACCAAGTGCTGCTTCCTGGCTGATCAACTAGACAACATAGCTAGGATTCAAAGCGATTTAAATTCCATTGTCACCCAAATTCAAGAGGTCTTTGGCCTACAGGGGCTTATGGTATACACAGGATACTACATAACCTCTATAGGGGTCAACTATTTTCTCTTCAGCATGTACAAGTACGAAGGCACGAACATTCGAGTGACTTACATAACTCGAACCCTGGCATTTAGTTGGATGGCTTTATACTACGTAGACGCCCTTATTAATCTTGCTATCGTCCTCCAAGTCCAAGGAGATGAAGAGAAGATGAATCGACTTCTGGCGGAACGAACCTTGTTCGCCCCTGGCCTGGATGTCCGCCTGGAGGAATCTGTGAGTAAAATAATCAGCTCCCAAGGACccctctttcttattttactttttagtTTGAAAATATGCAGATCCAGCTAGTGCGAAACCCATTGAAAATGTATGTGATGAAACTGTTTCCCAGCAATCGCGGTGGCACCACGGCCATGCTCTCGTCATTGTTTATGAATTCAATATACCTTATTCAGTACGATATGGCAAACTTTTAGGGGTTATTACTCcgaaaataagaaataaaatacagCATGCTACTTAGTACAGTGTGCTTCGAGTATGAGTGCCTACCGTCTGCCGTATATCTATGAATCACTTTTATCCTGGATGAGATCAGGAGTCCTTTGCAAGTCATACAATAAGCTAATTGGGTCTGCCAACAACCCTAGTCATTTAAACGAAATGTTTGACTGGGACGGTTGGCTGTTGAAGGTAGTTTACTACTACGGGTTTCTAGTCGGAATCTCCAACTTTGAAGTAGACTGGAATAGGTGTCGCGTCTTCAAAACTAGGAGGAGTACCATCTTCGCCATTGTTCATAATGTACTTGCCTGGGTCCTTGTGCTCAACTATTGGAAAGGTCGGGTCAGTTTCAATGTACTTTTTGGCAAAGCAAACAAGCTGCATGAGTATGTTGTCGTCATAATGTCCGGACTAAGAGTGGCATctggtaaaaaaaattacccaaTTTGGCAGAATAGTAATCCATACAATCCATATAATCCATACATATTTTGTTGATAGGACTTCTAACCATAACTACAAGGTGGAGGCGACGTCGCCAGATTATGAGAATATTGAGGAGATTGTTCCGACTCTACTTGGCCAAGCCCCAAGTCAAAAGGATGTCCCGCCGGGCTATCCTTATCAAGTTTCTTAATGTTTGCATAACCGACTTATTGCAAATCACTCTCGGACTAGATGCCCTTCATAGAGTTGGGCCTGATCTGATATTGGGCATGGCTTTGCAGTTCTGCATGGTGTCCCTTATGACAGTAGCCATCAGCCAGTATTATTTGGTCATGCTGTTCATTCGGACGCAATACGTAATGCTCAACTCGGAGCTGCGAAGTGTGATCGAAGAGGCTAGGGGATTGAGATACCGCCCACACCGCAATGGAGTTTTCATGACCAAGTGCTGCGACCTATCGGATCGTTTGGACGACCTTGCCCAACAGCAGGACGAGATTCAGTCGATTGTGGCCAGCATCGCAGGAGCATTCGGCATGCAGGGCCTACTGGTTTACACAGCCTACTATTTATCCGCGATCTCTACTGCCTACCTGACCTACAGTCTTGTGAAGCACGGCATCGAAAACCTGGGTATGACCCTCGGCACGGTGGCGGTGTCCCTGACTTGGTGTTTTTTCTACTACGTCGATGCCTTAAGGAACCTCTTTGTAGTCCTCAGTATTCAAAATGAGCACAGGACCCTGATTCGTATCATAGAAGAGCGAACTGTTTTTCTTCCAGGACTAGACATTCGTCTTGAACTATCGGTAAGAGGTCTTGACTtagtaataattaaataattaccCCCTTTTTCCAGTTTGAAAACTTTCAGTTCCAGTTGATTCGAAACCCTTTCACTATGAGCGTCATGAAAATTTTCCCCATCAACCATGGCTTTACCACGTTAATGTTTGCATCTCTGTTTATGAACTCGATATACCTCATTCAATACGATATGGCAAACTTTTAAGAATTATTACGCTGGGAATAAAGAGTAGATTACAATATGCCCTACAGAGTAAAGAATTCTTTGAGGTGGCACCGCGGTTGTATAAATCAACTTTATCAAGAAGATCAGGAGCCCTTTGCAAGTCAGTTAATAAACTAAGTTCATGCGTCTGCCAACTTCGCTCATTTTAGCGAAATGTTCGACTGGGACGGTTGGCTTTTGAAGTTCGTCTACTTCTACGGATTTCTGGTCGGAATATCCAACTTTGAAATCGATTGGAGTACGCGTCGCGTTTTCACAACCAAGAGGAGTACCATCTTTGCGGTTACGCATAATGTACTTTGCGTGATGCTTCTGTTCAACTATTGGCAACTTTTCCAGAAATTTAGTTCATTTTTTGGCCAAGCCAACAGCCTTCAcaagtttttaataattctGATGTCCGGACTAAAAGTAGTATTTGGTAAACACTATAAATTATTACAAAGATGAGCATTTATATCTAAGAACTACGGTTTTtaggttttattattatagtcATTCGTTGGCGGCTGCGACGTAAGCTAATGAGGATAATGAGGAGACTGTTCCGCCTCTATGTGACCAGCTCACACACTAAAAAGATGGCCGGCATGGCGATACTTATAAAGATTCTAAATGTTTGCTTTGCCGACTGCATGCAAATAGCCATGGGAGTCAGCACTCTCAGTCACCATGGCTCGGCTCCGGTTTTGGGAATCAGTCTACAGTACAGTATGATATTTCTTATGACTGTAGCCACTACACAGTATTATCTAATTATGCTGTTTATTCGGATACAATACGCAACGCTAAACTCGGAGCTACGATGTTTGATCGAGGAGACCCGAACATTGAGCTATCGATCCCGACGTAAGGGAGCTTTCATGACGAAGTGTTGTGATCTGTCTGATCGATTGGACGACCTTGCCAAACGGCAGGATGAGATACAGTCAATTGTGATCCGCATTTCAAAGGAATTTGGAGTGCAGGGTCTATTGGTGTACACTGGATACTACATTAACTCTATTATTACCATTTATATGACTTACAGTCTATTAAGAAACGGCTTTGAAAGTCAAGGAGTTTCACTCAGCATGTTGatatttctttatatttgGTCCTTTTTTTACTATGCGGATGCCTTAAGAAACCTGTTTGTCGTCCTAGGTATTCAAAATGAGCACAAGGCCCTTATTCGAACCTTAGAAGAGCGAACCGGGTTTCCTCCGGGCCTAGATATCCGATTGGAACTATCGGTAAGGTGTCTAAAACttgtaataataaaataatttcaccTTTATAATTTCACCTTTGTTTCTTTTAGTTTGAAAACTTCCAATTTCAGCTGATTCGGAACCCTTTTACCATGAGCGTCATGAACATAATTCCCATTGATCACCGCTTTACCACTTCAATGTTTGCATCACTTTTCATGAACTCTATATGCCTTATTCAATACGATATgggaaacttttaaaaattattactCTGGGAATAAACAGTAGGTTACAGTATGCTCCACAAAAACATCTATAAATCGACCATATCGAGGATTAGATTAGAAGCCCAAGTCActcaataaattaataaaataatacaaaccCGCAAACTCTGCTCATTTTAGCGAAATTTTCGAGTCGGTTGCTTGGCTTTTGAAGGTATTTTGAAGTCAATCTGAGTACTAGTcgcgtttttaaaataaagaggAGTACCATCTTTGCTTtcacttatttttttaatcaaaaattggCAATTGTCCATTTGTCTTAAACAATACGTCAtggcaaaattttaaaaagaaaaaatcccaatacatttaatatttatataggGAAGGACTTTTGATAGATACATGAAACATAAGTGTTAGTTTCTAGCTCCAGACTAGCTTTTAAGCCCCTAGACATTAATCCAATCTAATCATATCATCGCCCCCCAAAATCAGCCCATTTCTGCTGAGTTCATAGCTATAATTTAATTACCCTTCACTAACAAGAAACTTTGAGGGCATTGAGGTTGCCAAAGGCTGTCATTGTAACAAAATGTTTGACTGGGTCGGTTGCTTGCTAAAGGCTCTGTACTGCTACGGATTTTTAATCGGCGTTTCTAACTTCGAAGTAGATTGGAAAACGGGTCGCGCCTACAAAACACCCAAATGTACGACTCTAGCAGCTTTAATCAATTTCCTGACAATGGCTCTATTAATTGTTTACTTGAGTGGCAATACCCAGTTGAATATCATCTCTAAAAGTGCTAATAAACTTCACGAGTATGTGGTTCAGGTGATGGCAGTGCTGAGAACCGTTGCTGGTACAAAATTAAGTCAATAAGTGCTGAAGAAGTCTCTATCGTTTTTGTTATTAGGATTTACTGTCATCCTCTATAGATGGCGCCAACGCCCCCAATTGATGATCTTGGTGAGGATGGTGTTCCGGCTTTTTTTGCACAGGCCACAAACGATGAGGATGTCCCGGTGGGTGATTCTAAGCAAGGTCATTACAGTTTGCATATCTGACCTCCTTCAAGTTGCACTCACCTTGGAGGGCTTGAACCACCTCGGCTTTAGGCAGATACAGGGAATGGCTTTCCAGTTCGCCATGGCGGCCCTAACGAGTTTCGCCATAACCCAGCATTATCTGGTGATGCTGTTTGTCCGCATTCAGTACCAGATCCTTAACTCCGAACTAAAGCTGGTGATAGAGGAGAGCCGCTGGCTGAGCTACCACTCTCCACGAAATGGAGTATTTATGACCAGGTGCTGCTACCTCGCGGACCAACTGGAGAATATCAGCAACTGGCAGGACCAGATCCAGTCCATTGTGACGTATTTGGGAGAGGTGTTTGGCGTGCAGGGACTACTGGCCTACAGTGGAAACTACATCAACTCTGTGGGCACCACTTACCTCACCTTCAGTCTCTACAAATACGGACGCGATACTATTGGACTGCCGCTGAAATCACTAATATTGTCCTTTATTTGGTGCTTTTTTGATTACCTTAATGCTCTCAGGAGTCATTTTCTTATGCTGAGTATTGAAGATGAGCACCAGAAGACCATGCGTCTGCTGGAGGAGCGCACAGTGTTTGCTCCCGGCTTGGATGTACGGCTAGAACAGTCCGTAGGTTACCTTGCTTATAGTAGGTTAAAGGAAATAGTTAACACTACCTTTTTTCCAGTTTGAAGCCTTTCAGTTCCAGCTGGCCAGGAATCCTTTGAAAATGCACGTCATGAACATGTTTCCCATAAGTCATACGTTCACCACAGCCATGTTTTCATCATTAGCAATGAATACTATATACCTAATTCAATACGAcatggaaaatttttaaagcattttcagtataattataatacctaGAAGCTCCTGTATCAAATTGTCTACTACAATCATTTCGTTTGATTATTTTAAGCTTCTATATATTAAGCCAATCTACTTACGTAATCTCCATAAAAGATCAAAATAAGGGCCACCAGCTCGGTGACAGCTAGCGATTCCTGCCAGGCACACATTAGTTTAGAAAAATGTTTGACTGGGTCGGTTGGTTGCTAAGAGCGGTCTACATCTACGGATTCTTAATCGGGGTTTCTAACTTCGAAATTGACTGGAGGGCTGGTCGCGTCTTAAAGTCCATTAGAAGTACAGCTTATGCAGCTACAATCAACATTTTGACAGTGCTAGTTCTGGGTTTTCAAGTGGGAACTGACACCAACTTGAATGTAATCTTTGGGAATGCGAACAAGCTTCACGAATATGTGATTATTGTGATGTCGGTTCTAAGAATCATTTCCGGTGAGTTTAATATGAATTGGCTTATATTATTcccataaatattataattggTGCTTTTTGTATTACAGGACTTACTGTGCTACTGACTAGATGGCAACAGCGCTGCAAGCTCATGACGCTTGTCAGGATACTGTTTCGGCTCTATTTGGAAAAGCCTCAGATCAAAAGAATGTCCCGATGGGCGATTCTCACCAAAACGATCACTGTTACCTTGAAAGACTTTCTTCAAATAGCATTGGCTTTGGAAGCCCTGGGCCGTCTTGGGGCCAGACAGGCCTTAGGAATGTATATGCAGTTCGGTATGGCGGCTCTCATGAGCTACGCCCTATCCCAACATTACCTGATAATGCTTTTCGTCAGAGTGGAATACCAGATACTCAACTCTGAGCTCGAACAGGTGATTGAGGAGAGCTGCTGGTTGAGCTACCACTCTCCACGCAATGGAGTATTCATGACCAAGTGCTGCTATTTGGCTGACAGGTTGGAAGATATTGGAAAGAGGCAGGACGAGGTTCAATCAATTGTGACATATTTAGGAGAAGTTTTTGCGGTGCAGGGACTTCTGGCCTTTACAGAAAACTATATTAGCTCAGTGGGTACCACCTATCTAATCTTTAGCCTCTTTAAATACGGTCGCGAAAGGTTGGGAATGCCATTGAACGCCGTAATCTTTTCAATATGTTGGTGCTTTTTCCACTATCTTGATTCCTTCAGGAGCCATTTTCTCATGCTGAGTATTCTGGACGAGCATCGGAGGATGGCCGGTCTTTTGAAGAAGAGCAGTATGTTTGCTCCAGGATTGGACGTGCGACTTGAACAATCGGTAGGTCAGTTTGCTTTTTGAGAAATTATTCTTCATCTTTTGTTTTCCAGTTTGAAACCTATCTGTTTCAGCTGGCCAGGAATCCGTTGAAAATGCACGTAATGCAAATGTTTCCCATAAGCCATACGTTTACCACAGCCATGTTTGGATCTATAGCCATGAACTCTATATATCTTATACAATATGATATGgaaaatttctaattaatttttggattCTGAAGTTGGAATTCTACGAAGgacttttaattaaagaatTGTAACCTACACAAAGAAATTATCTTTTCAAGGGTAGAAAATTACTTCTATGAAGCATAATATAGCATAATATGAGTAAACGACTGAAGCATAACTCTCATTGATTAGGGTGGCACCCTTTCCCGATTAGCATACCAACATACCACTCACCCTAGTCATTTTAGTAACTCATCCCCAGGTAAAGGACACGCATATCAGATGCCACTATGTTGGAACGGGCTCTAAAAGTAAATTCAAgaactaaaaatattaagaagcAGCAGCCCATGAtgcggttttttgttttatgcaTCTGCTGGATCACGTATCTTGTCTACCGCGGATTTGTGATGGGGAGAATAAAATACGATTCCCAAAAGAAAAAGATGATTGTTCATCCCCGAAATCCGTATACCCAGTCTATAGCTTTATTGCTTCAACTTTGTTTCGCGTTTTTCGATACTTTTGGAATTGTGTACATTTGTTTGGCAACTGTCCCCATGATTTACTACAGGGATCAAAGATTCTCCGACCACAAGTTATTCGGGAGTGTCATAATTTCGATTGCGATGGTGTTGTATCTGGTAAAAACGATACTCCTGATTGCTTGGCTGAAGAGTTTAGAGTGGAATAAATATGCGGTTCAACTTGCCAATGAAGTGATAAGTTTGACGAACTTCATGGAAAGTTCATTTGGACGTCTTTCCTGGGAGTGCAGttactttatattttttttctgggtcCTGTTTCCAATGACAGTTTTTGAATCGTACAATTACTTTGCGGTGCCCATGCGCTTATATGCGTTTAGCACCATATTGCTGCAGATAATCTACAATGCCTACGCTGTCTATCAAATGCTGCTCCTATCGTGGATCCAAACTTTAAATAGCTTTCTTAAGGTTTGTGCTTCAAAATTGTGCAATATTTGTCTGCCATCTTATAACTTTATTTTGTGCATTGCAAGAACTATCATCAGCCATGTCGTTCAAGTCGACGTCAGAAATGGAAGCTCTTCCAGCTGCTTAGAGTTTACTCAAGAATCAGTCATGGCCACAAAAATATCGACAAGCTTTGGATACCAGTTTCCAGACTTCTATACTCCGATATTGTCATATTAACCTGCTTTTGGACGATTATCGTCCAATGTGTTCTCTACGACCATAAGCGAGATGCGAGAAGTAAATGGGCGTACCTCATGCAGAAATACATTGGCATTTGCCTAGTTCCCCTGATAAGGATCGCCTTTGTTTCTATTTGCAACGATCGCCTAGCTCAACTGCAAACCATAATGCGACTGAATCTTCTTAAAATCGATCTTACTTTTACTTCGATTACTTTTCTTCAGCACAGTTGTTTGGATTTTCAACTGCCAGGAGAgactcttaaaaataacataataaATGCGAATCATGTGTGTGGACGTCACTTCTTTCTGGAGTTTATTTTCTGCCTTATGCTGAATACATTGAACTTTGTACAATACAATTTAAGTGTGGGTCACGAAAATTATGAATGGACCTCCTAAATAACAAATACTAATGTATTTGTAACTACTAATTAATGTAATTTCATTGCGCAGCAGACAACCAATTTATACACAGTTAGATATCCCGCTTAGTAATAACCCAAAGTACAAAAGAAAACTACTCAATAAAATGAGGTTTATCCCCAAAAACAGGACTTTCGATGAAGCAGTCTGAAAATGCAGCGAAAGGGAAAGCACCTGGGAGGCGGAGGACTGAAACAACAATGGCATCGGTGGACTATCGTAGCAATCAGCTTTTGGACGTATATACTGTATCGCGGATGTGTGATCGGGCAGATAGAGTACGACTTTCGTAAAAAAAGAATGATTACCGAGCCTCGAAATCAGTGGATCACGAAAATTGGCTGTCTTATAAAAATTGGTCTTGCGTATATGGACTTGTTTGGCTTTAcgtatttattttatcttaTCTTTCCGATAGTAACATTAAGatacgatttttttcaaatgaaaaataataattattttaccCAAATGGTTTTGGTGCTTACTGTGCTggtgttttttataaaaactatttGCCTAATTGTTTTAACGAGGAGTCAAATGTGGAGTCAATCGTTTGTGCGGTTGGCAAACGAAGTAATAGAGCTAAACTTCGCCATTAAACATTCCATGGGACCCCCTTCACTGGAAGGCTGCAATTTTCTCATAGTTTTTGGATTGCAGATTTTTATGAATGCACATGAAGTCTGTTACTACCTGGGAATTGGAACGATCTATTTCGGCCTAAGCTCACTTTTATTACAACTACTCTACAATGGCTATGCAATTTACCTAGTGCTACTTCTATCTTGGATTGGAACCATGATTCGCTTCTTAGAGGTAAGAGGTTTAACAATTCCCTATTTgttgcaaaaatttttttaattcgtgTATTAATAGGTTTATCGAAAAGAAAGGTGCCCCAAAACGCGGCGTTTAAAACTTCATCAACTTTACCGGTTCTACTCCAGAATCGTAAACTGTCACAAAAATATAACACAGCTATGGCT
This region of Drosophila bipectinata strain 14024-0381.07 chromosome 2L, DbipHiC1v2, whole genome shotgun sequence genomic DNA includes:
- the LOC108132211 gene encoding putative gustatory receptor 36b, with protein sequence MPGTPGSNFHGFYFQFGRMDECVSRLLWSASLYGHIVGLSNFEFDWRKGRVYTTSRSTLLAILANVLVVVLLVVYYTFRTDLTVNFASATKLHEYVFIVMTGLRVLAGVLTIINRWRQRRQMMHLVRCVIRVYRAKPQVKRMVRWSILLKIFIGVSTNSLQFALAAHSSLYVGPVQLMGMVLQFMTTALMNLAVSQYYLIMLVVRANYLLLNKELRAIIDECKHLSYHSRRNGVFMTKCCFLADQLDNIARIQSDLNSIVTQIQEVFGLQGLMVYTGYYITSIGVNYFLFSMYKYEGTNIRVTYITRTLAFSWMALYYVDALINLAIVLQVQGDEEKMNRLLAERTLFAPGLDVRLEESFENMQIQLVRNPLKMYVMKLFPSNRGGTTAMLSSLFMNSIYLIQYDMANF
- the LOC122322215 gene encoding putative gustatory receptor 36a, yielding MFDWDGWLLKVVYYYGFLVGISNFEVDWNRCRVFKTRRSTIFAIVHNVLAWVLVLNYWKGRVSFNVLFGKANKLHEYVVVIMSGLRVASGLLTITTRWRRRRQIMRILRRLFRLYLAKPQVKRMSRRAILIKFLNVCITDLLQITLGLDALHRVGPDLILGMALQFCMVSLMTVAISQYYLVMLFIRTQYVMLNSELRSVIEEARGLRYRPHRNGVFMTKCCDLSDRLDDLAQQQDEIQSIVASIAGAFGMQGLLVYTAYYLSAISTAYLTYSLVKHGIENLGMTLGTVAVSLTWCFFYYVDALRNLFVVLSIQNEHRTLIRIIEERTVFLPGLDIRLELSFENFQFQLIRNPFTMSVMKIFPINHGFTTLMFASLFMNSIYLIQYDMANF
- the LOC122322214 gene encoding putative gustatory receptor 36a, with product MFDWDGWLLKFVYFYGFLVGISNFEIDWSTRRVFTTKRSTIFAVTHNVLCVMLLFNYWQLFQKFSSFFGQANSLHKFLIILMSGLKVVFVIRWRLRRKLMRIMRRLFRLYVTSSHTKKMAGMAILIKILNVCFADCMQIAMGVSTLSHHGSAPVLGISLQYSMIFLMTVATTQYYLIMLFIRIQYATLNSELRCLIEETRTLSYRSRRKGAFMTKCCDLSDRLDDLAKRQDEIQSIVIRISKEFGVQGLLVYTGYYINSIITIYMTYSLLRNGFESQGVSLSMLIFLYIWSFFYYADALRNLFVVLGIQNEHKALIRTLEERTGFPPGLDIRLELSFENFQFQLIRNPFTMSVMNIIPIDHRFTTSMFASLFMNSICLIQYDMGNF
- the LOC108132213 gene encoding putative gustatory receptor 36a gives rise to the protein MFDWVGCLLKALYCYGFLIGVSNFEVDWKTGRAYKTPKCTTLAALINFLTMALLIVYLSGNTQLNIISKSANKLHEYVVQVMAVLRTVAGFTVILYRWRQRPQLMILVRMVFRLFLHRPQTMRMSRWVILSKVITVCISDLLQVALTLEGLNHLGFRQIQGMAFQFAMAALTSFAITQHYLVMLFVRIQYQILNSELKLVIEESRWLSYHSPRNGVFMTRCCYLADQLENISNWQDQIQSIVTYLGEVFGVQGLLAYSGNYINSVGTTYLTFSLYKYGRDTIGLPLKSLILSFIWCFFDYLNALRSHFLMLSIEDEHQKTMRLLEERTVFAPGLDVRLEQSFEAFQFQLARNPLKMHVMNMFPISHTFTTAMFSSLAMNTIYLIQYDMENF
- the LOC108132215 gene encoding putative gustatory receptor 36a is translated as MFDWVGWLLRAVYIYGFLIGVSNFEIDWRAGRVLKSIRSTAYAATINILTVLVLGFQVGTDTNLNVIFGNANKLHEYVIIVMSVLRIISGLTVLLTRWQQRCKLMTLVRILFRLYLEKPQIKRMSRWAILTKTITVTLKDFLQIALALEALGRLGARQALGMYMQFGMAALMSYALSQHYLIMLFVRVEYQILNSELEQVIEESCWLSYHSPRNGVFMTKCCYLADRLEDIGKRQDEVQSIVTYLGEVFAVQGLLAFTENYISSVGTTYLIFSLFKYGRERLGMPLNAVIFSICWCFFHYLDSFRSHFLMLSILDEHRRMAGLLKKSSMFAPGLDVRLEQSFETYLFQLARNPLKMHVMQMFPISHTFTTAMFGSIAMNSIYLIQYDMENF